The following coding sequences are from one Pseudomonas mendocina window:
- a CDS encoding valine--tRNA ligase gives MDKTYQPHAIETALYQNWEAKGYFAPQGSGEPYTIMIPPPNVTGSLHMGHGFNNSIMDALIRFRRMQGRNTLWQPGTDHAGIATQMVVERQLAAEGIGRHDLGREKFLEKVWEWKEQSGGTITRQIRRLGSSVDWSRERFTMDEGLSEAVKEAFVRLHEDGLIYRGKRLVNWDTKFHTAISDLEVENHDEKGSLWNLRYPLADGNKTADGKDYLIVATTRPETMLGDSAVAVHPEDERYKALIGTFVELPLLGRRIPIIADDYCDPEFGTGCVKITPAHDFNDYEVGKRHNLPLINIFDKNAAVLAQAQVFNIDGSVNSEIDGSLPAEYAGLDRFVARKQIVAAFEAAGLLGSIDDHALKVPKGDRSGTVIEPWLTDQWYVSTKPLAEKAIAVVESGEIQFVPKQYENMYFSWMRDIQDWCISRQLWWGHRIPAWYDDAGNVYVGRDEAEVRAKHNLGDANLRQDEDVLDTWFSSGLWTFSTLGWPQQTDFLKTFHPTDVLVTGFDIIFFWVARMIMLSTHLTGQIPFKTVYVHGLVRDGQGQKMSKSKGNVLDPLDIVDGIDLESLVAKRTSGMMQPKLAEKIAKQTRAEFPEGIAAYGTDALRFTNLALASTGRDIKFDMGRVEGYRNFCNKLWNAANFVIENTDGQDTGIHGEAVDLSPVDRWIISALQRCEQDVTRHLDAFRFDLAAQALYEFIWDEYCAWYLELVKPVLWDENAPLERQRGTRRTLVRVLEVILRLAHPFMPFITEEIWQRIKGQAGVSGDTIMLQAWPVANESRIDPAAEGDIEWVKQLMLGVRQIRGEMKISMAKRIDIIVANANDADLRRLADFEPLLSKLAKLVSVRVLAAGEEAPMSATALVGEMEVLVPMAGLIDKDAELARLDKEITRLQGEVQRVGGKLANEGFVAKAPAEVLEKERAKLAEAEQALGKLVEQREKIANL, from the coding sequence ATGGACAAGACCTACCAGCCGCACGCCATTGAAACTGCCCTGTACCAGAACTGGGAAGCCAAGGGTTACTTCGCCCCGCAGGGCTCGGGCGAGCCCTACACCATCATGATCCCGCCGCCGAACGTCACCGGCAGCCTGCACATGGGCCACGGTTTCAACAACTCGATCATGGATGCGCTGATCCGCTTCCGCCGCATGCAGGGTCGCAACACCCTGTGGCAGCCGGGCACTGACCACGCGGGCATCGCCACGCAGATGGTGGTCGAACGCCAGCTGGCCGCCGAAGGCATCGGTCGCCACGACCTGGGCCGCGAGAAATTCCTGGAGAAAGTCTGGGAATGGAAAGAACAATCCGGTGGCACCATCACCCGCCAGATTCGCCGCCTGGGCAGTTCGGTTGACTGGTCGCGCGAGCGCTTCACCATGGACGAAGGTCTGTCCGAGGCGGTCAAGGAAGCGTTCGTGCGCCTGCACGAAGACGGTCTGATCTACCGCGGCAAGCGCCTGGTCAACTGGGACACCAAGTTCCACACCGCCATTTCCGACCTCGAAGTGGAAAACCACGACGAGAAAGGCAGCCTGTGGAACCTGCGCTACCCACTGGCCGACGGTAACAAGACCGCTGACGGCAAGGACTACCTGATCGTCGCCACCACCCGTCCGGAAACCATGCTCGGCGATAGCGCCGTGGCCGTACACCCGGAAGACGAACGCTACAAGGCGCTGATCGGCACCTTCGTCGAACTGCCGCTGCTGGGCCGCCGCATCCCGATCATCGCCGACGACTATTGCGACCCCGAGTTCGGCACCGGCTGCGTGAAGATCACCCCGGCGCATGACTTCAACGACTACGAAGTCGGCAAACGCCACAACCTGCCGCTGATCAACATCTTCGACAAGAACGCCGCCGTGCTGGCTCAAGCTCAGGTGTTCAACATCGACGGTAGCGTCAACAGTGAGATCGACGGCAGCCTGCCGGCCGAGTACGCCGGCCTCGACCGCTTCGTCGCGCGCAAGCAGATTGTCGCCGCCTTCGAGGCCGCCGGCCTGCTGGGGAGCATCGACGACCACGCCCTGAAAGTGCCGAAAGGCGACCGCTCCGGCACCGTTATCGAGCCGTGGCTGACCGACCAGTGGTACGTCTCCACCAAACCGCTGGCCGAAAAAGCCATCGCGGTTGTCGAGAGCGGCGAGATCCAGTTCGTACCCAAGCAGTACGAGAACATGTACTTCAGCTGGATGCGCGACATCCAGGACTGGTGCATCAGCCGTCAGCTGTGGTGGGGCCACCGCATTCCGGCCTGGTACGACGATGCCGGCAACGTCTACGTCGGTCGCGACGAGGCCGAGGTTCGCGCCAAGCACAACCTCGGCGATGCCAACCTGCGCCAGGACGAAGACGTGCTGGACACCTGGTTCAGCTCCGGCCTGTGGACGTTCTCCACCCTCGGCTGGCCGCAGCAGACCGACTTCCTCAAGACCTTCCACCCCACCGACGTGCTGGTCACCGGCTTCGACATCATCTTCTTCTGGGTCGCCCGGATGATCATGCTGTCGACTCACCTGACCGGGCAGATTCCGTTCAAGACCGTCTACGTGCACGGCTTGGTGCGCGACGGCCAGGGCCAGAAGATGTCCAAGTCCAAGGGCAATGTGCTCGACCCGCTGGACATCGTTGACGGCATCGACCTCGAATCGCTGGTCGCCAAGCGCACCAGCGGCATGATGCAGCCCAAGCTGGCCGAGAAGATCGCCAAGCAGACCCGCGCCGAGTTCCCCGAAGGCATCGCCGCCTACGGCACCGACGCACTGCGCTTCACCAACCTGGCGCTGGCCTCCACCGGCCGCGACATCAAGTTCGACATGGGCCGCGTCGAGGGCTACCGCAACTTCTGCAATAAGCTGTGGAACGCCGCCAACTTCGTCATCGAGAACACCGATGGCCAGGACACCGGCATCCATGGCGAAGCCGTCGACCTGTCACCGGTCGATCGCTGGATCATCTCCGCCCTGCAGCGCTGCGAGCAGGACGTGACCCGCCACCTCGATGCCTTCCGCTTCGACCTGGCCGCGCAAGCCCTGTACGAGTTCATCTGGGACGAGTACTGCGCCTGGTACCTGGAGCTGGTCAAGCCGGTACTGTGGGACGAGAACGCCCCGCTCGAGCGCCAGCGCGGCACCCGCCGCACCCTGGTGCGCGTGCTGGAAGTAATCCTACGTCTGGCGCACCCGTTCATGCCCTTCATCACCGAAGAAATCTGGCAGCGCATCAAGGGCCAGGCTGGCGTCAGCGGCGATACCATCATGTTGCAGGCCTGGCCGGTGGCCAATGAAAGCCGCATCGATCCGGCCGCCGAAGGCGACATCGAGTGGGTCAAGCAACTGATGCTCGGCGTACGCCAGATCCGTGGCGAGATGAAAATCTCCATGGCCAAGCGCATCGACATCATCGTCGCCAACGCCAACGACGCGGATCTGCGCCGCCTGGCCGACTTCGAGCCGCTGCTGAGCAAGCTGGCCAAACTGGTATCGGTTCGTGTGCTGGCTGCCGGCGAGGAAGCGCCGATGTCCGCCACGGCCCTGGTCGGCGAGATGGAAGTGCTGGTACCGATGGCCGGGCTGATCGACAAGGATGCCGAACTGGCGCGCCTGGACAAGGAAATCACCCGCCTGCAGGGCGAAGTGCAGCGCGTTGGCGGCAAGCTGGCCAACGAAGGCTTCGTCGCCAAGGCCCCAGCCGAAGTGCTGGAAAAGGAACGCGCCAAGTTGGCCGAGGCCGAGCAGGCGCTGGGCAAATTGGTGGAACAACGCGAGAAGATCGCCAACCTCTGA
- a CDS encoding ABC transporter substrate-binding protein, which translates to MLQLHKLLSVAALALALGTTAQAADPKSVAVTAIVEHPALDSVRDGIKAALEEGGYREGENLKWQYQSAQGNTGTAAQIARKFIGDRPDVIVGIATPSAQALVASTKSTPILFSAVTDPVEAQLVRNWEASGSNVSGVSDLLELDKQMELIKRVLPDAKRVGMVYNPGEANSAVVVRRLKELLPSMGMTLVEAAAPRSVDVGSAARSLVGKVDVIYTNTDNNVVSAYESLVKVGNDTRTPLIASDTDSVKRGAIAALGLDYFEHGKQTGRMVLRVLNGEKPGDIKPETSENLSLFLNPAAAERQGVTLSQELLDSAAEIIE; encoded by the coding sequence ATGCTGCAACTGCACAAACTGCTGTCCGTCGCTGCCCTGGCCCTGGCGCTGGGCACCACCGCACAGGCTGCCGACCCGAAATCTGTGGCCGTCACCGCCATCGTCGAACATCCGGCGCTGGACTCGGTGCGCGACGGCATCAAGGCCGCCCTCGAAGAAGGCGGCTACCGCGAAGGCGAGAACCTCAAGTGGCAGTACCAGAGTGCCCAGGGCAACACTGGCACCGCTGCGCAGATCGCCCGCAAGTTCATCGGTGACCGTCCAGACGTGATCGTCGGCATTGCCACGCCGTCGGCCCAGGCACTGGTCGCCTCGACCAAGAGCACGCCGATCCTGTTCAGCGCCGTCACCGATCCGGTCGAAGCGCAGCTGGTACGTAACTGGGAAGCCTCCGGCAGCAATGTCAGCGGCGTCTCCGATCTGCTCGAACTGGACAAGCAGATGGAGTTGATCAAGCGCGTACTGCCGGACGCCAAGCGCGTCGGCATGGTCTACAACCCCGGCGAAGCCAACTCGGCTGTCGTGGTTCGCCGTCTCAAGGAACTGCTGCCGAGCATGGGCATGACCCTGGTCGAAGCCGCCGCACCACGTTCGGTCGACGTCGGTTCCGCGGCCCGCAGCCTGGTCGGCAAGGTCGACGTGATCTACACCAACACCGACAACAACGTGGTCTCGGCCTATGAGTCGCTGGTCAAGGTCGGTAACGACACCCGCACCCCGTTGATCGCCTCCGACACCGACAGCGTCAAGCGCGGCGCCATCGCGGCGCTGGGTCTGGACTACTTCGAGCATGGCAAGCAGACCGGCCGCATGGTGCTGCGCGTGCTGAACGGCGAGAAACCAGGCGACATCAAGCCGGAAACCAGCGAGAACCTCAGCCTGTTCCTCAACCCGGCGGCTGCAGAGCGTCAGGGCGTCACCCTGAGCCAGGAACTGCTGGACTCGGCGGCTGAAATCATCGAATAA
- a CDS encoding DNA polymerase III subunit chi, whose protein sequence is MPRIEFYVLSSSDALGRLRAACQLALKAWNAGMPVFVRGSDEAQCDELDEMLWQFKAERFVPHDLHRDAPLSPVVVGIDEVPSTEQGVLINLGSSLSPNVERFARVIEIVNQQPELLNACRENFRSYRQRGYDPKRVEL, encoded by the coding sequence ATGCCCAGAATCGAGTTCTACGTCCTCTCCTCCAGCGATGCCCTAGGTCGCCTGCGCGCAGCCTGCCAGTTGGCCCTGAAGGCCTGGAATGCCGGCATGCCGGTGTTCGTTCGTGGCAGTGATGAGGCGCAGTGTGACGAACTCGACGAGATGCTCTGGCAATTCAAGGCTGAGCGTTTCGTGCCCCATGACCTGCACCGTGACGCCCCGCTGTCGCCCGTGGTCGTGGGCATCGATGAAGTGCCCAGCACCGAACAGGGTGTCTTGATCAATCTGGGCAGTAGCCTGTCGCCCAACGTCGAGCGGTTTGCCCGCGTCATCGAAATCGTCAACCAGCAGCCTGAACTGCTGAACGCCTGTCGCGAGAATTTCCGCAGCTATCGCCAGCGCGGGTATGATCCCAAGCGCGTCGAACTTTAG
- a CDS encoding DNA polymerase III subunit chi, translating to MDTPKPPQKPAQLLHDLESIRELLGEDSHEPPLLIDSLDPDSIPVLSDIVSAPPGPPPPFNVPPSPVSAPAPISQPTPSPVRATLQPRLQDSTRELQQLDGELRAAAQLILQDVIDDFVPQIEAELKRRLEARLPRLLPPRKS from the coding sequence ATGGACACCCCCAAACCTCCGCAAAAACCTGCTCAGCTGCTGCACGACCTGGAGTCGATCCGCGAATTGCTGGGCGAGGACAGCCACGAGCCGCCGCTGCTGATCGACTCGCTCGACCCAGACAGCATCCCCGTGCTGTCCGATATCGTCAGTGCACCACCCGGCCCGCCTCCACCGTTCAACGTGCCCCCGAGCCCCGTCTCGGCTCCAGCGCCAATCAGCCAGCCGACGCCGAGCCCCGTGCGCGCCACCCTGCAGCCACGCCTGCAGGACAGTACCCGCGAGCTGCAACAACTCGATGGAGAACTGCGTGCTGCGGCGCAATTGATATTGCAGGATGTGATCGACGATTTCGTGCCGCAGATCGAAGCCGAACTCAAGCGCCGCTTGGAAGCTCGCCTGCCGCGCCTGCTGCCTCCACGCAAATCCTGA